Genomic DNA from Taurinivorans muris:
GGATAAGGGGGCAATGGCTCTTATTGAAAAAGCAATCTTAAATTCCGACCTTGGGCTGAACCCGCAAAACGACGGTAAAGTCGTGCGCATTTCCATTCCGCCCCTTACCGAAGACCGCCGCAAGGAGCTGGTGAAAGTCTGCAAAAAATATACTGAAGAATCAAAAGTGGCTATCCGCAATGTTCGCCGCGATGTTAACGACGGCATGAAAAAACTTGAAAAAGATAAGGTGCTCAGCGAGGACGAACTCAAAAAAGCCATGGACGACATTCAAAAAATAACGGATTCCTATGTTGCCAAAGCTGACCAAAAAGCGGCTGCAAAAGAAAAAGAAATTATGGAAATTTAAAAAGGCATGGCTCTTTAGCCATGCTT
This window encodes:
- the frr gene encoding ribosome recycling factor, with the translated sequence MDKDTLMLDAEERMEKALLALDKEFAKLRTGRASTSLVDNIKVDYYGTLTPVQQMSTVSCPDSRTVTIQPWDKGAMALIEKAILNSDLGLNPQNDGKVVRISIPPLTEDRRKELVKVCKKYTEESKVAIRNVRRDVNDGMKKLEKDKVLSEDELKKAMDDIQKITDSYVAKADQKAAAKEKEIMEI